A window of Scomber scombrus chromosome 23, fScoSco1.1, whole genome shotgun sequence contains these coding sequences:
- the rtn3 gene encoding reticulon-3 isoform X1 has translation MDPMTQSAQISSSQGFADGQNSAAKESKMSDSFPFSSPVSLIQSPQDKTVTLGSDKPCEGVATSLRFPSQPGSFSPGNYGSEAGPSDGQPDSPIKTSPVSERIKALEALAAKKKEPDFRSDGGFSHFRDRHHEKSPTETQKSPTETQKSPTEKNAPIVQKKAGSADQESPESPFEVLGDLRQGHEFEETEEWMKAHLPPVPDFDAADLIKGTMPSENVTPKEEKETDIVIPDAPAAFAGVPDAFMDSPTEAPKVKDDLSEAQKQPSVEEESEFDLSFLPTAYMWDQQEKSGAQAPSNLDSVLPASPAPPAGFGSPSPPASPPVGTDAKQNVLDDKKTTWPGDLDPPEASEVDSSGESDNTVIEDSVTLPDSVPPASPDPAVSNDPTTTPASSTPALPTDEKETPPARTERKLMQVPTINVIETDEPNYSDEEMEMELEAEEDEDYEVVKDPTKEPPKTPEPEPQDNNYEPPKKRPLETEFMEGYSPPSSPVESDAEYSPKHEILQSCPEKVLEASASKLEESGFDVNQAQPETSQTTTTSSKLNDPSSSKVTNEEVDFPDNDDEWSDEAQEMLVKPCKTDLTAQDPTHYTDNTVEKEAPIETVTLSKTSFMQDDIYDRQSFDYDYDPSSPLDDIDDKGVKSAKEQFLSDSSQTCMETLNEGVVEDKSQNPDDLASLNEDETFPKPVGQQSSREYPQNPYSFPSESFDSIKETDFDSKTTTDIVTDSITDGNSLPAQKIVSKVEPDSKAPDTTSRPESIDQDSSVSEPTDSFVDFMRECMKSREAEQPDNALEGVPTNNKPNKTGFPPSQSPPTMVMDLEQEQLTINALKELGSSQEEEEEVVVLQSKVPDQDKATSIQQSSVTSVANAPCSQSNLVSDSTYSKEVEAIDEWVAEAYHLAEHVLTAILTHLSVKDLIHWRDPKKSGLVFGVSMLLLLSLAAFSFISVASYLLLALLCVTITFRIYKSVVQAVQKSSDGHPFKSLIDKDVSIPPETFRKHVDTSLTYINRALKQMSRLFLVEDLVDSLKLAVVMWLLTYVGAVFNGITILILANILLFAVPPVYEKNKTQIDQYIDLVRTQVNTTMAKLQEKLPGAVKRSKTE, from the exons attcctttcctttctcttcgCCTGTATCTCTCATTCAGTCTCCTCAAG ACAAAACGGTGACACTGGGCTCCGACAAGCCCTGTGAAGGTGTAGCGACATCACTTCGCTTTCCTTCTCAACCAGGCTCATTCTCCCCTGGTAATTATGGCAGTGAAGCAGGGCCGTCAGATGGACAACCAGATTCACCGATAAAGACATCTCCTGTTTCAGAGCGCATAAAAGCACTGGAAGCTCTCGCTGCCAAAAAGAAAGAACCTGATTTCAGAAGCGATGGAGGTTTCTCTCACTTCAGAGACCGCCACCATGAGAAATCTCCCACTGAGACCCAAAAGTCTCCCACTGAGACCCAAAAGTCTCCTACTGAGAAAAATGCACCAATTGTCCAGAAAAAAGCAGGTTCTGCTGATCAGGAGTCACCAGAATCCCCATTTGAAGTTCTTGGAGATTTAAGACAAGGACATGAATTTGAAGAAACAGAAGAGTGGATGAAGGCTCATTTACCACCGGTGCCGGATTTTGATGCTGCAGATTTAATTAAGGGCACCATGCCTTCAGAAAATGTGACAccaaaggaggaaaaggagactGATATAGTTATACCTGATGCTCCTGCAGCCTTTGCTGGTGTTCCTGATGCTTTCATGGATTCTCCCACTGAAGCTCCAAAAGTGAAGGATGATCTCTCAGAAGCACAGAAACAGCCAAGTGTTGAGGAGGAATCAGAGTTTGACCTTAGCTTTTTGCCAACAGCCTACATGTGGGATCAGCAGGAAAAATCAGGTGCCCAAGCTCCATCAAATCTTGATTCAGTGCTTCCAGCTTCACCTGCACCTCCTGCAGGCTTTGGTTCCCCATCTCCTCCTGCCTCCCCACCAGTTGGCACTGATgctaaacaaaatgttttggaTGACAAAAAGACCACTTGGCCTGGAGATCTGGACCCCCCAGAGGCCAGTGAAGTGGACAGCTCAGGCGAATCGGACAATACTGTCATTGAAGACAGTGTCACTCTCCCTGATTCTGTCCCCCCTGCTTCCCCTGATCCTGCAGTTTCCAATGATCCCACCACTACTCCTGCCTCCTCAACTCCCGCACTTCCCACTGACGAAAAGGAAACCCCACCTGCAAGGACTGAAAGAAAGCTAATGCAGGTTCCAACAATCAATGTCATTGAAACCGATGAGCCGAATTACAGTGATGAGGAGATGGAAATGGAGCTTGAagcagaggaagatgaggattATGAGGTTGTAAAAGATCCAACCAAAGAGCCTCCAAAAACCCCAGAACCAGAACCACAGGACAATAATTATGAACCACCCAAGAAACGCCCCTTAGAAACTGAATTCATGGAAGGATACTCTCCTCCATCTTCGCCGGTAGAGTCTGATGCGGAGTACTCTCCCAAACACGAGATCCTTCAATCTTGTCCTGAAAAAGTCCTTGAGGCATCAGCATCAAAACTTGAGGAGTCCGGGTTTGATGTTAACCAAGCACAACCTGAAACATCACAGACCACTACCACTTCCTCTAAATTAAACGATCCCTCCTCTTCTAAAGTCACAAATGAAGAAGTGGATTTCCCAGACAATGATGACGAGTGGTCAGATGAAGCACAAGAAATGCTGGTTAAACCTTGCAAGACTGATCTTACTGCCCAGGACCCAACTCATTACACAGACAACACAGTTGAGAAAGAGGCTCCTATTGAAACAGTTACGCTTTCTAAAACCAGCTTCATGCAAGATGATATATATGACAGACAGTCATTTGATTATGATTACGATCCATCCTCTCCCCTGGATGACATTGATGACAAAGGGGTAAAATCTGCTAAGGAGCAGTTTCTTTCTGATTCCTCTCAAACCTGTatggaaacactgaatgaaGGCGTTGTTGAAGACAAGAGTCAAAATCCGGATGACCTTGCTTCCCTGAATGAAGACGAAACCTTTCCCAAGCCAGTTGGTCAGCAGTCTTCAAGAGAATATCCCCAAAACCCGTATTCTTTCCCAAGTGAATCATTTGACAGCATCAAGGAGACAGACTTTGACAGTAAAACGACCACTGACATTGTTACAGATAGCATAACAGATGGTAACTCACTCCCAGCACAGAAAATTGTCTCAAAGGTTGAGCCGGACTCTAAAGCACCTGATACAACTAGCAGACCAGAAAGCATTGACCAGGATAGTTCAGTGTCTGAGCCCACAGATAGCTTTGTGGATTTCATGAGAGAGTGCATGAAATCGAGGGAGGCTGAACAACCTGACAATGCGCTCGAAGGTGTTCCCACTAACAATAAGCCCAACAAAACAGGTTTTCCTCCTTCCCAGTCCCCTCCAACCATGGTGATGGATCTTGAACAAGAACAGCTTACGATCAATGCTCTCAAAGAGCTGGGCAGCAgtcaagaggaggaagaagaagtggTGGTTCTCCAGTCTAAGGTTCCCGACCAGGACAAAGCTACATCTATACAGCAGTCTTCCGTTACCTCAGTTGCTAACGCTCCATGTTCTCAAAGCAACCTTGTGTCAGACAGCACATATTCCAAAGAGGTAGAAGCTATCGATGAATGGGTGGCTGAGGCCTATCACCTCGCTGAGCATGTCTTGACAGCAATACTAACCCACTTATCAG TCAAGGACCTGATCCACTGGCGAGACCCCAAGAAGTCGGGCTTGGTGTTCGGTGTgtccatgctgctgctgctgtcgctGGCAGCCTTCAGCTTCATCAGCGTGGCCTCCTACCTGCTGCTGGCACTGCTCTGCGTCACCATCACCTTCCGCATCTACAAGTCCGTCGTCCAGGCCGTGCAGAAGTCCAGCGACGGACACCCCTTCAA atcaCTGATAGATAAGGATGTCAGCATCCCCCCAGAGACCTTCCGCAAGCACGTGGACACCAGTCTGACCTACATCAACCGAGCCCTGAAGCAGATGAGCCGCCTCTTCCTGGTTGAGGACCTCGTGGACTCCCTAAAG CTGGCTGTGGTCATGTGGCTGTTGACCTACGTAGGAGCCGTCTTCAATGGAATCACCATCCTGATCCTGG CTAACATCCTCCTGTTCGCCGTGCCTCCGGTCTACGAGAAGAACAAG ACCCAGATTGATCAGTACATCGACCTGGTACGCACTCAAGTTAACACCACAATGGCCAA GTTGCAAGAGAAACTTCCTGGAGCTGTGAAGCGCAGCAAAACTGAATGA